The Deltaproteobacteria bacterium genome contains a region encoding:
- a CDS encoding transcriptional regulator produces the protein MADRARQLLDEARKAMASTEMRIRRHPYLEALEARRVEKGKLALFAGQQCHIIESDLRSVALIVSRAESQGARDFLGGMLQGERTALEALGPFGQALGLSREQLQATEPLPGAFAYSAYVAWLATYGTGAEFVGAFLVNLEAWGENCGRISRALQAGYGLSGQDVAFFDLFASAPPGFEEQGLAVVEEGLGQGADPGRIRRAARLLQGFELLYWDTMWVAAKG, from the coding sequence ATGGCTGATCGGGCACGACAGCTCTTGGACGAGGCGCGCAAGGCCATGGCATCCACCGAAATGCGGATTCGCCGCCACCCGTACCTGGAGGCCCTGGAGGCGCGGCGGGTGGAAAAGGGGAAGCTGGCGCTGTTCGCGGGCCAGCAGTGTCACATCATCGAGAGCGACCTCCGCAGCGTGGCGCTGATCGTGTCCCGGGCAGAGTCGCAGGGCGCTCGGGACTTTCTCGGCGGAATGCTGCAAGGGGAGCGCACAGCCCTGGAGGCCTTGGGGCCCTTCGGGCAGGCGTTGGGCCTGTCGCGGGAACAGCTGCAGGCGACAGAGCCGCTCCCCGGCGCGTTCGCCTACAGCGCGTACGTGGCCTGGCTCGCCACTTACGGGACGGGCGCGGAATTCGTGGGGGCCTTCCTGGTCAACCTGGAGGCCTGGGGCGAGAACTGCGGACGGATCAGCCGGGCGCTCCAGGCGGGCTACGGTCTCTCCGGGCAGGACGTCGCCTTCTTCGATCTGTTCGCCAGCGCACCGCCCGGATTCGAGGAGCAGGGCCTGGCAGTGGTGGAGGAGGGGCTGGGACAAGGGGCGGATCCCGGGCGCATCCGGCGTGCGGCCCGCTTGCTGCAAGGGTTCGAGTTGCTGTACTGGGACACGATGTGGGTGGCCGCCAAAGGCTGA